The Topomyia yanbarensis strain Yona2022 chromosome 3, ASM3024719v1, whole genome shotgun sequence nucleotide sequence attatttgaGCGCATTGCTTTCCGCTCATTGTGTTAATTTTCTTTCTCGGTGGTTTAGCCATGCCGTCGTCGCTAGAGCTCTGATTTTCGCTGTTAGTTGTTTGgtgttttgtgttttcgagcatgaCTTTGGTATAGCTCTTTCTTATTCATTCCTTCCTTAAGTATGTTAACTATTGGCTTAGGGATAGGGTGGGATATTGTTTGTTCGGTATTTATTTTTAGACCGGCTGTCTGCGTTGTATGAACAAATGTCGAAGGCTGTTTGGTGGTGTTGGCTGAAGTAGATGAGTTTTCTTTAACTGTTTTGGCACTTGTCTTAGGGACCATccgtaaatgacgtagcatttttgagcgatttttagcacccccctcccccatcgtagcatttcgtcacaaacttctaaataccccccctggtaattacgtagcttgacggtaactctaccccccttgtccccgcaaaataaaaaaaaagcgaTGATTGTTAATCTctagctacgtagcatgacaaaaCCCCCtatccccctgtcgtcacacatcatcacaaaatacaaaactcccccctcccccatataatgctacgtcatttatggatggtcccttaccgtagtgtgccgtctTTCTACAGAACTGACACGTGGGCGTCTGCCCAAGTTATATGCATGgggttctttgtatgtagttaaAACCCTGAGATGATCTGCCCCCGAAAGTCAAGTACAACAGTATAGGTTGGTTCACCCGCATTCGCAccacccgaacaccgttgagaatgccaggaaaagtttctccaagtgtcgttCGTGACGGATTCTACTTGTCCcacttcgacatgaatcttgaaatataatccgtgctagtacaaagtgccaaatcatgtaggcGAATTTCTGTCAGATCAAGGTCCGTATACACGGGGACCTTGGTTCGTTTTTTGATTTGCATATTGCATATTGCTCTTCACGACGAATCTTTCTGCCTAAGttaaggagttgaacgttattaatacaacttgtctcgtatgatgtagttgtatgTGTCACACTTCTGTAAgcacaagttccattttcaccttgatcTGGAACGGTTGGAACGCGCACTGTTGGCCCAAGACGGGTCTGCGAAAAGgcaatcgcgattgtgttctcctGTAATGAGTGAAATTTATTTTGCGGTTCACTTATTTCACTCGTAATGGAGGGCAGTAAAACTTTGCTGTGTCGACATGTTACACGTCCACGTTAAAGCTGCGCGATGCgtgtgatatttttttttgtgtatgcTGTTCGCAAGCGGTGCGCTTTTTGAgttctgatctgtacgagatgCTGAAGCGGACTGGGAAGGGGGAGTCagttttggggatttttttcgTTACGTTGTATATGAAAGGTCCctttccagaaaaagaaaaagtttttaaattctgaCTGTATCCcataaatttcatttataaacaAAGTGAAACAGTCACTAACACACAGTTATGTGGATCGATCTCCGATCGGTTCGATTTGCTTTTCGTTTGTCCGCTGTTTCGGTTCAACAAAACCGATCGCACGGGAAGATAGGAATTTCGGCTGGCTACCAACGTACACTATACATTCTGCGCCGCTGCCTTCTTCCGAACCGAACGTTGGAGTAATGAACAatcaacaaagaaaaaaaaacagaaacgtTAGCAATGTAACAGAGAGAAAAAACTGCAAACCACAGAATCCAATCGATTATATCAGTGTATTAGCTTACAACCACCTGAATGAAGACAGGCTGCTTCAGTGGCGTTTTTGTTTTCTCCGGATTTTCGCCACCTTTACACCTTTAATGGGTGGACATGGTCATTGATAGGGATgggaaaaaaatcaatgaagTCTGGACGAAGAACCACTGCCAGTGGGAAAAGAAATCACGTGGTCTCTACCATTCTCATGCCCCGAAGGGACAGGTGAAATGATGAATGCATCAACGCACGATGGGAAAAAAAATCTCAGCTGGCGCTGATTGAACCGTAGCCCTTTAATCTAGATCTGTTCCTGCGGTTTACTCGTGTGGAAGTGGTTGGAGTTTCATTCATTAAGAAATGGCAGCCAGCTACGATCAAGTGCCTTACCGTTCGTTCATTGAGGCTGCGAAATTAAATTTGATACACGAACTGTTCGAGTCTGTTGAGCTCGCCTAATGTAATTCGACATGACAGATACGCATTGTTTTGATCTTCGAAATGTTTCTGTTTTCACACACTTTAGAAGTTCAACTTGTGTTCTACATGCCATTGATACTGATGCAAACCATGAGAATGATACTGATATCCAATCTTCTCTGTCCCTTTTCAGATGCGGCGTAGATCTAGAATGAAGGTTCTGAAAATTTTGCAGTCATTCTCGCAAGGTAGGTGTAGATTTCAACGTCCCCTGTATGCAGGTAATCATTATACCGCTTTTTTATTTTCAGGGACATTTATAGCATTTGTACTGCTGCTTTTGTACTGTGGGCGGAGTCTAGCAGAACCTGGCGTAAGTATATTACAATTGGCTACACTGTTTCCAGATCTGACCGTTATCTTTCGAGCAGTATTtagactttgataacctgccgGAGACTAATTTCACGTGCGCTGGAAAAGTAATCGGTGGATACTATGCCGACCTGGAAGCATCCTGCCAAATGTTCCATGTATGTACCATCGGACAAGGCGATGAACCGATGGACATCAAGTTCCTCTGCCTCAACGGCACGGTTTTCGATCAGGAAACACGTGTTTGCGAACGCGTGGACGAAGTCGATTGCACCAAGTCGGAAAGGTTCTATTATTTGAATCTCGAACTGTACGGAAATACTATCATTCCGGCCCCGGAGGGTAAGGCATCCTATCGCAGCTTCGTAGGTTACAAAATTAAAcaatagtgttttttttttttgcagagAGCAGTTCAGAGGATGCTTCCAGTAGTGCCAGTAGTCCATCGTCAACGACTAGCACAACGACTACAACGACGACAACAACAACCAGAAGGCCAACAATGACAACGCCATCGCGTAGATTTGTCTTTAACAATAGTAAAGGAACTCCAGTTGGGCCATCTAGCACTCCAACCACTCCAAACCATTCCTATTTGTCTTCCACCTCGAAGACACCGGAGGAGGATGAAGAATACGAATATGATGATGACTACGAAGAGAAGGGCGATCCGAGCGGTGGTAATCATCAACTACCAACAATCGAAGATGATGGATCCTTTTCGCCTCAGCAGTTTACGCTGCAACAACAAAGCCAGAAAAATCAACCAAAACCGGAAGACCCCGCCAAACCTGGCAATAAACCGGCCGTGTCCTTCCAACAGCAACATTTCCAAAATGGCGGAACGCTGGCTGTGACCAACTCGCATGTGACTGTCACCACGCACACTACTAGCAATAATTCCAGTAGTCCCAAGAAAAGCTCCCAGCAGTTCAATTTGTCGCAGAAGGAGAAAATAGTGCTCGAGCATCAGAAAGCCCAGCAACAGCAAGCTTTCCTCCAGCAACAGATGATCGCAAAGCAACACGAAGAACTGCAGAAGAAACAGCAGGAAGCTGCTGTTCAACAGCAGCAGAAGGCTATTCAGCAGCAGCAGATGCAGGTACAACAGCACGAATCCGAGATCAAGAATCATCAGGCGCTGCTGATTTTGCATCAACAGAAAATTGCACGCCAGCAGCAGAAACAAACTCCTACCACAACGAGACCTCCGATTTACAACCCGTACATCACTATTAATcctcaacagcagcagcaaactCATGCACCAAAGAGAATCCCGCTATTGCCGGCGGCATCCCCCCTCGGATCATCATCGCAGTCCCAAGAAATGCAACATCACCAACAACCGCCTAGTGCGTCGCAGCTGGCACCTTTTCGACTGCGTGC carries:
- the LOC131693868 gene encoding myb-like protein Q isoform X3, which produces MTLIAAMGKEMRRRSRMKVLKILQSFSQGTFIAFVLLLLYCGRSLAEPGYLDFDNLPETNFTCAGKVIGGYYADLEASCQMFHVCTIGQGDEPMDIKFLCLNGTVFDQETRVCERVDEVDCTKSERFYYLNLELYGNTIIPAPEESSSEDASSSASSPSSTTSTTTTTTTTTTRRPTMTTPSRRFVFNNSKGTPVGPSSTPTTPNHSYLSSTSKTPEEDEEYEYDDDYEEKGDPSGGNHQLPTIEDDGSFSPQQFTLQQQSQKNQPKPEDPAKPGNKPAVSFQQQHFQNGGTLAVTNSHVTVTTHTTSNNSSSPKKSSQQFNLSQKEKIVLEHQKAQQQQAFLQQQMIAKQHEELQKKQQEAAVQQQQKAIQQQQMQVQQHESEIKNHQALLILHQQKIARQQQKQTPTTTRPPIYNPYITINPQQQQQTHAPKRIPLLPAASPLGSSSQSQEMQHHQQPPSASQLAPFRLRAQGFRLPSQQRPDMYEQEDRFEGYRRQPPPQVSLHLPFEDYRHQKDISLEFDTEEEDLTQIPQHKELKRSDPPFHSSIHGNNTPPPPTVKTQAGKQATAATADAAMKPSESKPVTAASPEPSSFQDDNVEYDDYEDYSSEVAPEPAKNPSLDNVKSNTNSEIVVASKRSGEDQLSTHLASTGGLTSKSSNPSSSSSSSISSSVSSSSNNSKNKNNTSRFIINNEHHKSPTSSYSRGRLDLLHDSRSSAVPRTRPNYYVQSPKVIVTTSTSIRDNNGRTINYSVSSSNRSATSTTASSQLTAAKGQSESTRAYDEYKEDDVRSDPFFLDVPKVGTSASGRTKRQTPVQRKRKKQFVYIVPRFM
- the LOC131693868 gene encoding uncharacterized protein LOC131693868 isoform X1, with the translated sequence MTLIAAMGKEMRRRSRMKVLKILQSFSQGTFIAFVLLLLYCGRSLAEPGYLDFDNLPETNFTCAGKVIGGYYADLEASCQMFHVCTIGQGDEPMDIKFLCLNGTVFDQETRVCERVDEVDCTKSERFYYLNLELYGNTIIPAPEESSSEDASSSASSPSSTTSTTTTTTTTTTRRPTMTTPSRRFVFNNSKGTPVGPSSTPTTPNHSYLSSTSKTPEEDEEYEYDDDYEEKGDPSGGNHQLPTIEDDGSFSPQQFTLQQQSQKNQPKPEDPAKPGNKPAVSFQQQHFQNGGTLAVTNSHVTVTTHTTSNNSSSPKKSSQQFNLSQKEKIVLEHQKAQQQQAFLQQQMIAKQHEELQKKQQEAAVQQQQKAIQQQQMQVQQHESEIKNHQALLILHQQKIARQQQKQTPTTTRPPIYNPYITINPQQQQQTHAPKRIPLLPAASPLGSSSQSQEMQHHQQPPSASQLAPFRLRAQGFRLPSQQRPDMYEQEDRFEGYRRQPPPQVGRHEVSLHLPFEDYRHQKDISLEFDTEEEDLTQIPQHKELKRSDPPFHSSIHGNNTPPPPTVKTQAGKQATAATADAAMKPSESKPVTAASPEPSSFQDDNVEYDDYEDYSSEVAPEPAKNPSLDNVKSNTNSEIVVASKRSGEDQLSTHLASTGGLTSKSSNPSSSSSSSISSSVSSSSNNSKNKNNTSRFIINNEHHKSPTSSYSRGRLDLLHDSRSSAVPRTRPNYYVQSPKVIVTTSTSIRDNNGRTINYSVSSSNRSATSTTASSQLTAAKGQSESTRAYDEYKEDDVRSDPFFLDVPKVGTSASGRTKRQTPVQRKRKKQFVYIVPRFM
- the LOC131693868 gene encoding uncharacterized protein LOC131693868 isoform X2, with amino-acid sequence MASGCKKMRRRSRMKVLKILQSFSQGTFIAFVLLLLYCGRSLAEPGYLDFDNLPETNFTCAGKVIGGYYADLEASCQMFHVCTIGQGDEPMDIKFLCLNGTVFDQETRVCERVDEVDCTKSERFYYLNLELYGNTIIPAPEESSSEDASSSASSPSSTTSTTTTTTTTTTRRPTMTTPSRRFVFNNSKGTPVGPSSTPTTPNHSYLSSTSKTPEEDEEYEYDDDYEEKGDPSGGNHQLPTIEDDGSFSPQQFTLQQQSQKNQPKPEDPAKPGNKPAVSFQQQHFQNGGTLAVTNSHVTVTTHTTSNNSSSPKKSSQQFNLSQKEKIVLEHQKAQQQQAFLQQQMIAKQHEELQKKQQEAAVQQQQKAIQQQQMQVQQHESEIKNHQALLILHQQKIARQQQKQTPTTTRPPIYNPYITINPQQQQQTHAPKRIPLLPAASPLGSSSQSQEMQHHQQPPSASQLAPFRLRAQGFRLPSQQRPDMYEQEDRFEGYRRQPPPQVGRHEVSLHLPFEDYRHQKDISLEFDTEEEDLTQIPQHKELKRSDPPFHSSIHGNNTPPPPTVKTQAGKQATAATADAAMKPSESKPVTAASPEPSSFQDDNVEYDDYEDYSSEVAPEPAKNPSLDNVKSNTNSEIVVASKRSGEDQLSTHLASTGGLTSKSSNPSSSSSSSISSSVSSSSNNSKNKNNTSRFIINNEHHKSPTSSYSRGRLDLLHDSRSSAVPRTRPNYYVQSPKVIVTTSTSIRDNNGRTINYSVSSSNRSATSTTASSQLTAAKGQSESTRAYDEYKEDDVRSDPFFLDVPKVGTSASGRTKRQTPVQRKRKKQFVYIVPRFM
- the LOC131693868 gene encoding uncharacterized protein LOC131693868 isoform X4; protein product: MRRRSRMKVLKILQSFSQGTFIAFVLLLLYCGRSLAEPGYLDFDNLPETNFTCAGKVIGGYYADLEASCQMFHVCTIGQGDEPMDIKFLCLNGTVFDQETRVCERVDEVDCTKSERFYYLNLELYGNTIIPAPEESSSEDASSSASSPSSTTSTTTTTTTTTTRRPTMTTPSRRFVFNNSKGTPVGPSSTPTTPNHSYLSSTSKTPEEDEEYEYDDDYEEKGDPSGGNHQLPTIEDDGSFSPQQFTLQQQSQKNQPKPEDPAKPGNKPAVSFQQQHFQNGGTLAVTNSHVTVTTHTTSNNSSSPKKSSQQFNLSQKEKIVLEHQKAQQQQAFLQQQMIAKQHEELQKKQQEAAVQQQQKAIQQQQMQVQQHESEIKNHQALLILHQQKIARQQQKQTPTTTRPPIYNPYITINPQQQQQTHAPKRIPLLPAASPLGSSSQSQEMQHHQQPPSASQLAPFRLRAQGFRLPSQQRPDMYEQEDRFEGYRRQPPPQVGRHEVSLHLPFEDYRHQKDISLEFDTEEEDLTQIPQHKELKRSDPPFHSSIHGNNTPPPPTVKTQAGKQATAATADAAMKPSESKPVTAASPEPSSFQDDNVEYDDYEDYSSEVAPEPAKNPSLDNVKSNTNSEIVVASKRSGEDQLSTHLASTGGLTSKSSNPSSSSSSSISSSVSSSSNNSKNKNNTSRFIINNEHHKSPTSSYSRGRLDLLHDSRSSAVPRTRPNYYVQSPKVIVTTSTSIRDNNGRTINYSVSSSNRSATSTTASSQLTAAKGQSESTRAYDEYKEDDVRSDPFFLDVPKVGTSASGRTKRQTPVQRKRKKQFVYIVPRFM